The following proteins are co-located in the Paenibacillus sp. JNUCC32 genome:
- a CDS encoding ABC transporter ATP-binding protein, whose translation MPTNKTIMLQASNLCKTYTTGKEQYHAVRNVDLSIYAGDFTVIMGDSGSGKSTLLYLLSGLDAVTAGEVHLQGQRLDQLSAKELARFRADQIGFIYQNSNLVPDLTLFDNVALPGYIANRDKEAVKHRANDLMTSLHLEKQGTRLPSQVSGGQQQRAAIARALINNPDMIFADEPTGSLNYEQGVTVLDILSRMNAEGQSIVMVTHDMKAACRGNRLIYIRDGKIGGTLDMGPYVPELASEREAMIFAYVTGRR comes from the coding sequence ATGCCTACAAACAAAACCATCATGCTGCAAGCTTCCAATTTATGCAAAACCTATACCACCGGCAAAGAGCAGTACCATGCCGTGCGCAATGTCGATCTGTCGATATATGCCGGCGACTTTACTGTAATCATGGGAGATTCCGGGTCCGGAAAGTCGACCTTGCTTTACTTGCTTAGCGGACTTGACGCCGTGACTGCCGGTGAAGTCCACCTTCAGGGACAGCGCCTCGATCAGCTTTCGGCTAAGGAGCTTGCGCGTTTTCGAGCAGATCAGATCGGTTTTATCTATCAAAACAGCAACCTCGTGCCGGATTTGACGCTGTTCGATAACGTCGCTCTTCCTGGTTATATCGCCAATCGGGACAAAGAAGCCGTAAAACACAGGGCCAACGACCTGATGACAAGCCTGCATCTCGAAAAACAAGGCACCCGGCTGCCTTCCCAGGTGTCCGGAGGCCAGCAGCAGCGGGCCGCCATCGCCAGGGCACTCATCAACAATCCGGATATGATTTTTGCCGATGAACCTACCGGCAGCCTCAACTACGAACAAGGTGTTACGGTGCTCGATATCCTGAGCCGGATGAATGCGGAGGGCCAATCGATTGTCATGGTCACGCACGATATGAAGGCGGCCTGCCGCGGCAATCGCCTGATCTACATTCGCGATGGCAAGATCGGCGGCACGCTGGATATGGGACCCTACGTCCCGGAGTTAGCTTCCGAGCGGGAAGCAATGATCTTTGCTTATGTCACCGGGAGGAGGTAG
- a CDS encoding HAMP domain-containing sensor histidine kinase: MHWKPWYARRLWTACLSLLVILLSVIWLAWPSNQPASSSIVNHIRLQTNTIVHTLENEFAELLPPDAPIREKLTGWSQETRIGLKVVLPDGTMIYDSDDSSVRRIHPRFELDYTLRMSDGDPPDYHLAFPLLDAGTNAFAGYAQFTVPASAATAAIPSSGLLLVVPWTLLSLALLTLLYVLFATGRRVQRDLVEPVAGLKPYAEAILKGDYEQRAEWTSNNEVGELYAVFDLMREEIRNLHMQQASHSQSHKELISNLSHDLKTPLATIKAYIDAIREGICPDLPSVMAYLEVVHANTSKMAVLVDDLLLHALRDLDQIAVRPLEQYSSSTIEPVLRTMAHYIRTMGVRCVEPSSIPNVLVIIDAVRFEQVIANLVTNALKHTQPGDTITLAVEELAESSSLRIIISDTGSGISPQDMPFIFERYYQGSVPDRKKLAERHGVGLGLSICKYIMEAHGGTITFHSKQQQGTTFCLTLPLS; this comes from the coding sequence ATGCACTGGAAACCATGGTATGCAAGAAGGCTCTGGACGGCTTGCCTGTCTCTTCTTGTAATTTTGCTGTCCGTCATTTGGCTCGCTTGGCCCTCGAACCAGCCTGCTTCGTCCTCTATCGTCAACCACATTCGCTTGCAGACCAATACGATCGTCCATACGTTGGAGAACGAGTTTGCCGAACTGCTCCCTCCCGATGCTCCGATTCGCGAGAAATTAACCGGCTGGAGTCAAGAAACACGGATCGGCCTTAAGGTCGTGCTCCCTGACGGAACGATGATATATGACAGCGATGATTCATCGGTACGCCGTATTCATCCTCGCTTTGAACTGGACTATACGCTGCGTATGTCCGACGGCGACCCGCCCGACTACCACCTGGCATTTCCGCTGCTGGATGCCGGAACCAACGCCTTCGCAGGCTATGCGCAGTTTACGGTCCCTGCATCTGCAGCGACCGCGGCCATCCCTTCTTCCGGCTTGCTTCTCGTTGTGCCATGGACCTTGCTTTCCTTGGCACTCCTGACGCTGCTTTATGTACTCTTCGCCACCGGACGCCGGGTGCAGCGGGATCTGGTTGAGCCTGTTGCCGGGCTCAAGCCCTATGCGGAAGCCATCCTGAAGGGCGATTACGAGCAGCGCGCCGAATGGACAAGCAATAACGAGGTCGGCGAACTCTATGCCGTATTTGATCTCATGCGTGAAGAAATTCGCAATTTACATATGCAGCAAGCCTCGCACAGCCAGTCGCACAAGGAACTCATTTCCAATCTGTCCCATGATTTAAAAACCCCGCTGGCGACCATCAAAGCCTACATCGATGCGATTCGTGAAGGCATCTGCCCCGATCTGCCGAGTGTGATGGCTTACCTGGAGGTGGTGCATGCCAATACAAGCAAGATGGCTGTGCTTGTAGACGATTTGCTGCTGCACGCGCTGCGTGATCTGGACCAAATTGCGGTGCGTCCGCTGGAACAGTACAGTTCTTCGACGATTGAACCTGTGTTGCGAACCATGGCGCACTACATACGTACGATGGGGGTGCGCTGCGTGGAGCCTTCTTCCATTCCGAACGTGCTTGTTATCATCGATGCTGTGCGTTTCGAGCAGGTCATCGCCAATCTCGTCACGAATGCCCTGAAGCATACCCAACCCGGGGATACGATTACGCTCGCCGTTGAGGAGTTGGCCGAATCATCCAGTTTGCGGATCATAATTTCCGATACGGGCAGCGGTATTTCCCCGCAGGACATGCCCTTTATTTTTGAACGGTATTACCAAGGCAGTGTCCCGGACCGCAAGAAACTGGCCGAGCGGCACGGGGTTGGACTCGGTTTGTCGATTTGCAAATATATTATGGAAGCGCATGGCGGCACGATCACGTTTCACAGCAAACAGCAGCAGGGAACGACCTTCTGCTTGACTCTGCCGCTAAGCTGA
- a CDS encoding response regulator transcription factor: MQSPKTVLIIEDERDISRIVNDYLRVLGFSTFITENARDGLQGVRNRQPDFIILDLTLPDADGIEVCRELRTLTSAPILILSARSSDTDKVLALGFGADDYMTKPFSLSELVARVQAHLRRMADPKLQATTQLLLRYGTLSIDKGARKVMAGQREIALSAKEFDLLYFLASNPNQVFTKTQLLDQVWGYSAYVEDNTITVYVRRLREKLERSGIKSAYITTVWGVGYKFDPDETE; the protein is encoded by the coding sequence ATGCAATCTCCTAAAACGGTACTGATTATTGAAGATGAGCGGGATATCTCGCGCATTGTGAACGATTATTTGCGTGTCCTGGGATTCAGCACGTTCATCACGGAGAATGCGAGGGACGGATTGCAGGGAGTCCGTAACCGGCAGCCGGATTTTATCATTCTTGATTTGACGCTGCCAGACGCTGACGGAATTGAAGTATGCCGTGAGCTTCGTACATTGACTTCTGCGCCCATACTTATTTTAAGCGCTCGCAGCAGCGACACGGACAAAGTGCTTGCCTTGGGTTTCGGCGCCGATGATTATATGACCAAGCCCTTCTCGCTCAGTGAGCTGGTCGCCCGGGTTCAGGCGCATTTGCGCAGAATGGCCGACCCGAAACTCCAGGCAACAACACAGCTGCTGTTGCGATACGGCACGTTATCGATTGATAAAGGCGCCCGCAAGGTCATGGCCGGACAGCGGGAAATTGCTTTATCCGCGAAGGAATTCGACCTGCTCTATTTTCTCGCATCCAACCCGAACCAAGTGTTTACCAAAACGCAGCTGCTGGATCAGGTGTGGGGGTACTCCGCCTATGTCGAGGATAATACGATCACGGTCTACGTTCGGCGGCTCCGCGAGAAGCTGGAACGCAGCGGAATCAAATCCGCTTATATCACGACGGTTTGGGGCGTCGGTTATAAATTCGACCCCGATGAAACGGAGTAG
- a CDS encoding S-layer homology domain-containing protein, whose protein sequence is MKKSGKFGSLFMVICMLVATFQPLTAPASAAAAPEDKWVTYKLDNFSNSKQVDLFSLNGQAKVMQDSKGRDILRLTEAQGNQFGTAFNKKLIAAGNNYSFSTFFKFRLNGDNRTNSPADGITFTIQAQSNSAGEVGVGIGYGGIKPSFAVKYDTYQNASPVNDPSANYIGLAKNGSVNNTNPDWYTTNLNGITLSGGEDLYSWIDYDGQTKVVKVYLSKDATRPTTPVLETGNIDLDEIFDGYPGVYAGFTSATGGSMETHDILGWYFTNEFEPIDTKNPDYAYKQAPTQVKLQAIPTGQPGQYQLVGTAVDYNGDPVEGAPLTFSSEKGAPLVADHTANHQGQATTILDFGNETPSGTVTVVTVGGAYATVQIPDAPSLNRGTTPDQANTLTWNTVTGATYYNLYKDGVLLDSNITTPSYLVSGVTPDQPGQFTVTAVIVTDEGITESIPSNSVQLPVDLGLTLDKDVYDLKAGTTHQTVVSSVYSDGTKHDVTLDPGTIITVNDPKVAIIDENGLLTAVGAGSTVIDAVYNGKTVQSVIKVSIDAPALRAEHVHATGAELLWNAVPGAQTYNIYDANGQLIADGVTGTSYVLSGLKPETKQSYVVKAVSNGIESPASPPVEVTTPASGLRDLLIDPASVTLQTGDQHTPKVTAVSLDESIQDVTGKATYTSSDDKVATVDANGVITAVAPGTAIITATHDGKSVTQTVHVHDQALSYNLDVTVTPEGVLADGKSPVTVTAKATDSKGNPVPGVPVVITYDSGKTKTVTTNEEGIAVWTYEPAVLTDTTPLYDIVVAEIQDPATGTTVQASKGVHYFPAAIDGIVVDQITGKPVAGAKITVESDFNNDGIPDFSAEVTTGEDGSYQIPVPRGNYTYELNIETPVQIGGRDVTLTQTKEVTIGTVQPGQTIKPSNLLRGQLFVASASGASTPDTIGDVLGSGKAVALLQGLNGSSFKQPLNVANDGTFSLDQVPPGKYQISYQLELADGTVLAGPASILDVDMTQDGQTAIVYSLIDPYGIITDASTGKVISGADVQLYWADTELNRQKGRVPNTLVSLPALAGFAPNQNANPQISDAAGEYAWMVHPEGDYYIVAKRSGYYTYDTRVSKPNAPAVNGSDSYIKDGIIHVGQSIIAFDFAMQPVPSSGNGGDSSGSSSPSPQPQGDVTLNLSTDKKQVQEGTQSTITVDYANRTNAALRDASVQVTLPEGAEVVNAHGGKVDGRTVTWNVAHLPAGSTGSFKLDIKWGLIAAKEIQYEIIGQLTAGSSKKSNSVHVQVFSDRFGDLQHQRYILGFPNGKFQPSNTLTRAELAAIVARLSEKTTGNANSSFNDIRKGHWATDYIRIAVSQGYFNGYADHTFRPDAPVTRGELAAVLARFLDLDTSASVNRHFTDIEGSWAAESIEALYRNNLLSGYPGNTFRPNNRITRVEAVTLINKALYRGPLTGLEPLFPDVAETHWGFGDVQEATVSHQSTRNSDGVEVWVSTLKDNVK, encoded by the coding sequence ATGAAAAAATCCGGAAAATTCGGATCCTTGTTTATGGTGATCTGTATGCTCGTTGCCACGTTTCAGCCTTTGACGGCACCGGCCTCTGCGGCGGCGGCACCCGAGGACAAATGGGTCACCTATAAACTTGATAATTTCAGCAATTCCAAGCAAGTCGATTTATTCTCGCTGAACGGCCAAGCCAAAGTGATGCAAGACAGTAAAGGACGCGATATCCTGCGTCTGACCGAGGCACAAGGAAACCAGTTCGGTACGGCTTTTAACAAAAAGCTGATCGCCGCGGGCAACAATTATTCCTTCAGCACTTTTTTCAAATTCCGCTTGAACGGAGACAATCGTACCAACTCTCCTGCCGACGGCATTACCTTCACCATTCAGGCTCAATCCAACAGTGCGGGCGAAGTCGGTGTGGGCATTGGTTACGGCGGGATCAAACCCAGCTTTGCGGTGAAGTATGATACATACCAAAACGCGAGCCCGGTCAATGATCCATCCGCTAACTACATCGGTCTTGCAAAAAACGGTAGTGTGAACAATACCAATCCGGATTGGTATACAACGAACCTCAATGGCATTACGCTGTCTGGAGGAGAAGATCTATACTCCTGGATCGACTACGATGGACAGACCAAGGTCGTTAAGGTTTACCTCAGCAAAGATGCTACGCGTCCGACAACTCCCGTTCTGGAAACAGGCAACATCGACCTGGACGAAATCTTTGATGGATATCCCGGCGTTTATGCGGGATTCACCTCCGCCACCGGCGGCTCGATGGAAACCCACGATATTCTCGGATGGTATTTCACGAACGAATTCGAACCGATCGATACGAAAAATCCAGACTATGCCTACAAACAAGCGCCAACTCAAGTTAAGCTCCAAGCCATTCCTACGGGTCAACCTGGGCAGTATCAGCTAGTGGGAACAGCGGTCGATTATAACGGCGACCCTGTAGAGGGGGCACCGTTAACTTTCTCTTCGGAAAAAGGGGCTCCCCTTGTTGCCGATCATACAGCCAACCATCAAGGGCAGGCAACAACCATTTTAGACTTCGGTAACGAAACACCATCGGGTACGGTCACAGTAGTCACGGTCGGGGGAGCCTACGCTACCGTACAGATTCCGGACGCCCCTTCCCTCAATCGGGGAACTACCCCGGATCAAGCCAACACGCTGACATGGAATACGGTGACGGGCGCGACCTACTACAATCTGTATAAAGACGGCGTTCTCCTCGACTCAAACATTACGACGCCGAGCTACCTCGTCAGCGGTGTCACGCCGGATCAGCCCGGTCAATTTACGGTGACGGCCGTCATCGTTACTGACGAAGGGATAACCGAATCGATCCCGTCCAATTCCGTACAACTCCCCGTGGATTTGGGGCTTACGCTGGACAAGGACGTTTACGATTTAAAGGCGGGTACGACGCATCAAACCGTGGTTTCTTCGGTATATTCCGACGGAACGAAGCACGATGTTACCCTGGATCCGGGGACCATCATTACGGTTAATGACCCTAAGGTAGCCATCATTGACGAGAACGGTCTCTTGACGGCAGTCGGGGCGGGCTCCACCGTAATCGATGCCGTATATAACGGCAAAACCGTGCAGTCCGTCATTAAAGTAAGCATCGATGCTCCGGCATTAAGGGCCGAACACGTGCATGCAACTGGGGCCGAGTTATTGTGGAACGCCGTCCCTGGCGCTCAAACGTACAATATCTATGATGCCAACGGACAGCTGATCGCCGACGGAGTGACAGGCACTAGCTATGTGTTGTCCGGCCTGAAGCCGGAAACGAAGCAAAGCTATGTCGTCAAAGCCGTCAGCAACGGCATTGAATCCCCTGCTTCGCCGCCCGTGGAAGTAACCACGCCGGCCTCCGGCCTGCGCGATCTGTTGATCGATCCGGCAAGCGTCACGCTGCAAACCGGTGATCAGCACACGCCTAAGGTAACGGCGGTTTCCTTGGATGAAAGCATTCAGGATGTAACAGGCAAAGCCACATATACATCTTCCGATGACAAGGTGGCCACGGTCGATGCCAATGGCGTCATTACCGCCGTAGCACCAGGAACGGCCATCATCACGGCTACGCATGACGGAAAATCCGTCACGCAAACCGTCCATGTGCATGATCAGGCATTATCTTACAACCTGGATGTAACGGTGACCCCTGAAGGCGTATTGGCTGACGGGAAGTCTCCGGTCACGGTTACCGCTAAGGCAACCGATTCCAAGGGCAACCCGGTTCCTGGAGTCCCCGTGGTCATCACATATGATTCCGGAAAAACCAAGACGGTGACCACCAATGAAGAAGGGATTGCCGTATGGACATACGAACCTGCGGTTTTAACGGACACGACGCCGTTATACGACATCGTGGTCGCAGAAATACAAGATCCTGCCACAGGCACAACCGTTCAAGCAAGCAAGGGCGTACATTACTTCCCTGCCGCCATTGACGGCATCGTTGTGGATCAAATCACCGGCAAACCGGTAGCAGGCGCAAAAATTACCGTGGAATCCGATTTCAACAACGACGGAATACCTGATTTCTCGGCTGAGGTTACGACCGGCGAGGACGGCTCGTACCAGATTCCGGTTCCGCGCGGAAACTATACCTACGAGCTGAATATCGAAACTCCGGTTCAAATCGGAGGGCGTGACGTCACGCTGACGCAAACCAAAGAGGTTACGATCGGCACTGTACAACCTGGCCAAACGATCAAACCTTCGAACCTGCTGAGAGGTCAATTATTCGTTGCTTCCGCCAGCGGAGCATCCACCCCTGATACCATCGGGGATGTCCTCGGCAGCGGAAAAGCCGTTGCACTGCTTCAAGGCTTGAACGGCAGCAGCTTTAAGCAGCCGCTCAACGTCGCCAATGACGGAACGTTCTCGCTGGATCAAGTCCCGCCGGGGAAATACCAAATATCCTACCAGCTTGAACTGGCGGACGGTACGGTATTGGCAGGTCCCGCTTCCATCTTGGACGTGGATATGACCCAAGACGGACAGACCGCGATCGTATATTCCCTGATAGATCCTTACGGCATCATCACGGATGCATCGACTGGAAAAGTGATTAGCGGCGCAGACGTTCAATTGTATTGGGCTGACACTGAGCTGAACCGTCAGAAAGGACGGGTGCCGAATACACTCGTATCCTTGCCTGCACTGGCTGGGTTTGCGCCTAACCAAAATGCCAATCCGCAAATTTCCGACGCGGCTGGCGAATATGCATGGATGGTACATCCGGAAGGCGATTATTACATCGTCGCGAAACGAAGCGGCTATTACACTTATGACACTCGGGTTTCCAAACCGAATGCCCCGGCCGTTAACGGTTCCGACAGTTATATCAAAGACGGGATCATCCATGTGGGACAGAGCATTATCGCATTTGACTTTGCTATGCAGCCAGTGCCGTCATCAGGTAATGGCGGGGATTCTTCTGGGTCTTCTTCCCCATCACCTCAGCCGCAGGGCGATGTGACATTGAACCTGTCCACGGACAAGAAGCAAGTCCAAGAAGGCACGCAGTCGACCATTACCGTCGATTACGCTAACCGTACCAACGCGGCATTACGTGATGCATCGGTTCAAGTCACCCTTCCTGAAGGCGCCGAAGTCGTGAATGCTCACGGCGGAAAGGTTGATGGCAGAACCGTAACCTGGAATGTGGCTCATCTCCCTGCCGGAAGCACCGGCAGCTTCAAACTGGACATCAAGTGGGGATTGATTGCAGCCAAAGAGATTCAATATGAAATCATCGGACAGCTTACGGCAGGTAGCAGCAAAAAATCCAATAGCGTCCATGTTCAAGTATTCTCTGACCGGTTCGGCGATCTCCAGCATCAGCGTTATATTCTCGGGTTCCCTAACGGTAAATTCCAACCGTCCAATACCTTGACCCGGGCCGAGCTCGCTGCAATCGTTGCTCGTCTTTCGGAGAAAACCACAGGCAACGCGAACTCAAGCTTTAACGATATTCGAAAAGGACATTGGGCGACTGATTACATTCGAATCGCGGTATCCCAAGGATACTTCAACGGTTACGCAGACCATACGTTCCGTCCGGATGCACCAGTCACTCGCGGAGAACTGGCTGCGGTGCTGGCCCGTTTCCTGGACTTGGACACATCGGCTTCCGTAAATCGCCATTTTACGGACATCGAAGGAAGCTGGGCTGCCGAATCCATTGAGGCATTATATCGCAACAATTTGCTGTCCGGTTATCCTGGAAACACGTTCCGGCCTAACAACCGCATAACGCGTGTCGAAGCCGTCACGTTGATCAACAAAGCGTTATACCGTGGACCTTTGACGGGATTGGAGCCGCTCTTCCCTGATGTAGCAGAAACCCACTGGGGCTTCGGCGATGTTCAGGAAGCAACGGTTTCTCACCAGTCCACTCGTAATTCAGACGGCGTTGAGGTTTGGGTTTCCACGCTTAAGGATAACGTGAAGTAA
- a CDS encoding TetR/AcrR family transcriptional regulator produces the protein MPKLGMEQKRRADVINATLTCISLHGIEGMTLDKVAEYANCSKGVVTYYFKNKDHLMTETFKSFLAYYGLKIESGIEPAMSAEEMMEVVLQHMLPPYSEDTDQKLNVSQLDGVDKMFIPYEDQGKLFVQFFSKAMLDRHLQEVASKSYERDLQGISKIMEYGNRTGQMSVEDSNSAAYGLMAMVIGLSFFRVAKVPPDKDEDNRYICEDYVRRLIKRGGV, from the coding sequence ATGCCCAAATTGGGAATGGAACAAAAGCGCAGGGCAGACGTCATTAACGCCACGTTAACCTGCATCAGCTTGCATGGAATTGAAGGGATGACGCTGGATAAGGTTGCCGAGTATGCGAACTGCTCCAAGGGAGTGGTCACTTATTATTTCAAGAATAAGGATCATTTGATGACCGAAACCTTCAAGTCGTTCCTGGCCTACTATGGGCTAAAGATCGAATCAGGCATTGAGCCTGCCATGTCAGCGGAGGAAATGATGGAGGTTGTCCTGCAGCATATGCTTCCTCCGTACAGCGAGGACACGGATCAGAAGCTGAATGTTTCGCAGCTTGACGGAGTCGATAAGATGTTTATCCCCTATGAGGATCAAGGCAAGCTCTTTGTGCAGTTTTTTTCAAAAGCCATGCTGGACCGTCATTTGCAGGAAGTTGCATCCAAGAGCTACGAGCGCGATCTCCAAGGCATCTCCAAGATTATGGAATACGGCAACCGGACGGGGCAGATGTCGGTTGAAGATTCCAACAGTGCCGCCTATGGCCTGATGGCGATGGTTATTGGCCTGAGCTTCTTTAGAGTAGCGAAGGTTCCGCCCGACAAGGACGAGGATAACCGGTACATATGTGAGGATTATGTAAGAAGACTTATCAAAAGAGGAGGAGTTTGA
- a CDS encoding DUF4180 domain-containing protein encodes MNIAKVETDGGTIAVVSGSEVLIKDVQSALDLMATVQYETDSRRIVMDQSLISESFFDLKTRLAGDILQKFINYQVKIAIIGDFSVYPSQSLQDFIYECNKGHDFFFLPSEQQGIERLSKWNN; translated from the coding sequence ATGAATATCGCGAAGGTTGAAACCGATGGAGGAACGATTGCTGTCGTTAGCGGCAGCGAGGTATTGATTAAGGATGTCCAGTCGGCCCTGGATCTCATGGCAACCGTGCAATATGAAACGGACAGCCGCCGCATTGTGATGGATCAATCGTTGATAAGCGAGTCTTTCTTCGATTTGAAGACGCGGCTTGCAGGCGACATTCTCCAGAAGTTTATCAATTATCAGGTGAAAATTGCGATCATTGGAGACTTTTCGGTTTATCCAAGCCAAAGCCTTCAAGATTTTATTTACGAATGCAATAAGGGCCATGATTTCTTTTTCTTGCCCAGTGAACAGCAGGGGATCGAACGTTTAAGCAAATGGAATAACTAA
- a CDS encoding formylglycine-generating enzyme family protein codes for MVNIPAGVVQLRDDRIKSSWTVEVPAFQLASVPVTKALYFSIMPKTSGCDDLMESPAVNISWHEAILFCNMLSRREGLNECYSVTDDGESVVCDKEADGYRLPTEAEWQYACKAGSLGYRYGELDDIAWYGGNSGGVLHEVGKKRPNAWGLYDMLGNVWEWCWDLYDPNVYGSYRVFRGGSWAEEARGCGATCRRRSHPTFRIEDLGFRLARSISRKR; via the coding sequence ATGGTGAACATTCCAGCAGGCGTAGTTCAATTAAGGGACGACCGTATAAAGTCCTCGTGGACGGTGGAAGTGCCTGCATTTCAGCTTGCATCGGTCCCTGTAACGAAGGCGTTGTATTTCTCAATCATGCCAAAGACATCCGGATGCGATGATTTGATGGAGTCCCCAGCCGTGAATATATCATGGCATGAAGCGATTCTCTTTTGTAATATGTTATCTCGGCGCGAAGGCCTGAACGAATGTTATTCGGTAACGGATGACGGTGAATCCGTCGTTTGTGACAAGGAGGCGGACGGATACCGCCTTCCCACGGAAGCGGAATGGCAATACGCTTGCAAAGCCGGGAGTCTCGGCTACCGTTACGGAGAGCTTGACGACATCGCTTGGTATGGAGGGAATTCCGGAGGCGTCCTGCATGAGGTGGGCAAAAAGCGGCCGAATGCATGGGGGCTTTATGATATGCTCGGAAACGTATGGGAGTGGTGCTGGGATCTTTACGATCCGAACGTATACGGCTCCTACAGAGTATTCCGCGGAGGGAGCTGGGCCGAAGAAGCCAGAGGCTGCGGAGCGACATGCCGCCGCCGCAGCCACCCGACGTTTCGGATTGAGGATCTCGGGTTTCGTTTGGCGAGATCGATATCAAGAAAAAGATAA
- a CDS encoding glycoside hydrolase family 43 protein, with amino-acid sequence MVNGPTFNNPIVEQAADPWVWKHTDGYYYFMSTKRDHLELTQSATLTGLAEGRKKTIWTPEPGGRYSHNLWAPEIHRLDNKWYIYFTANDGGGDESRQICVLENAEADPMEGQWAWKGALPTPVPGLDGTVMTAGNQHYFLYAGYGHFPDYGSAIYIMRMSNPWTLTGDHVLLTAPTLSWEKQGGMAINEGPVILRRNGRIFMVYSASTTWSEDYSLGMLTMEENGDPMDPESWTKSMQPVFCKSVENGVYATGHNSFTQSPDGKEDWIVYHALPAPGVETALRSTRIQKFGWKPDGTPDFGVPAGESDALAKPSGE; translated from the coding sequence ATGGTGAATGGACCAACATTCAACAATCCGATCGTAGAGCAGGCAGCCGATCCTTGGGTATGGAAGCATACGGACGGCTATTATTACTTTATGTCGACGAAACGCGATCATCTGGAACTGACGCAATCCGCAACCTTAACCGGCCTTGCGGAAGGACGGAAGAAAACGATCTGGACTCCGGAACCCGGGGGAAGGTACAGCCATAACCTATGGGCGCCGGAAATTCATCGTTTGGACAACAAATGGTACATCTATTTCACGGCGAATGACGGAGGAGGGGATGAGTCCCGCCAAATATGCGTGCTGGAGAACGCCGAGGCTGATCCGATGGAGGGACAATGGGCTTGGAAAGGCGCGCTGCCGACCCCCGTCCCCGGCTTGGACGGCACGGTCATGACCGCAGGCAACCAGCATTATTTCCTGTATGCCGGATATGGCCATTTCCCGGATTACGGGTCCGCGATCTACATCATGCGCATGTCGAACCCTTGGACATTGACGGGGGACCATGTATTGCTCACGGCTCCGACCCTGTCCTGGGAAAAACAAGGCGGAATGGCGATTAACGAAGGACCGGTCATTCTTCGGCGGAACGGCCGCATCTTTATGGTGTACTCGGCCAGCACCACTTGGTCGGAGGATTATTCGCTGGGCATGCTCACGATGGAAGAAAACGGGGATCCGATGGATCCGGAATCCTGGACCAAATCGATGCAGCCCGTATTTTGCAAAAGCGTGGAAAACGGAGTGTACGCGACCGGTCACAATAGCTTCACGCAATCGCCGGATGGCAAGGAGGATTGGATCGTTTACCATGCGCTGCCCGCGCCTGGCGTCGAGACGGCCTTGCGGTCGACCCGCATCCAGAAATTCGGCTGGAAGCCGGATGGAACTCCGGATTTCGGCGTACCGGCCGGCGAGTCGGATGCCTTGGCCAAACCGTCCGGAGAATAA